From Paenibacillus graminis:
ATAAAAGCCGAAATCTATTTAAAGTTCATGATCAAGAGAGCAGCCAAACGCAATCCCTGCAAGAAACAAGTGAATGGATACTAAACAAAGATAATTTAGATTCTAATACTTTTTCGTTTATTGACGATAAGGAAACTTTAGTTGAACTAACCCGCTTATTAAGCGCTTTCGAAAAAAAGCTTCTTTATTTGAAATTCCATGAAGATAAAGCAGACTGGCAAATAGCTGGAATACTTGGAGTAAGTAGACAAGCAGTAAGCAAAGCTAAGAAAAAATCATTGCAGAAACTGAAAAATAATTTAGATCCTTAACAAAGACTCATCTCTTATTGTTTATTCGCCCCCCCCCCCCTTTTTTTGATGGTTACTATAAAAAATATTAAAGGGAGGATGTCATTATGCGTGAAGTGGTAGAACTTATCAATCTGTCTCAAAAAGGTGACAAACAGGCAGAAGCCGAGTTGATTAAAAGGTATGAAGGGTTAATTTATAAGTTGTCCTGGCATAACGGCATATACAGTGAAGATTGCAAACAACAATTAATATTGGAATTTATTCTAGTGGTACGTCGCTTTGATCTAACTCGTTACCTGAAAGTATTAGAATAAATTTCGATTTTTATTGGCAATTCAGTTGCTTTATTTATAAATTTTATCATTTATTAGTTGAAGGATATAATAGTGAATTCTAAGCTTTCCTTCAATATTTGCGATCCTTGAGAAAATCATATTAACTTATCTCAAATACTTTACTCTTGCATCCGTGAAAATGGAAAGCGCACAAGCGGAGACGCCACGATGATCCATCTAGATCCGCAAGATCAGAAATGGGTTTAAGCGAATTATCTCCGGCTTGTATCCATCTTGGTAAGTGGAATCGCAACGATCTGCAAGAGGGATAATGATACTTCTGCCTGGCCAACGTAACGGTATTGGGGGCAGCTCGCTCGGATGAGGGGGAGTCTCTGTATAAGAACAGAGCTATGATGTCGAATCACCAACGACAGTTTGAGATATTTTTCTGTTAACAATATATTGATAATTTATTTTAATGAATTTAGTTTTAATTTAACCATTCAGGTAATTGTACTTCGGTACAACTTATGAAATGGAGGTTAGAACATGTATCAATTCCCACTTGCAGCAATCAATCAACAAGAGGCATACGATCTTGTATTTGAAAGTTTCCCGGATGTAGTAAACATTACCGAAATGTGCGAAATGCTCGGCGGTATAAGCAGCAAAACTGCTTATAAATTACTCCAAGAAAACAAAATCAGTCATTTTAAAATAGGCCGGGTATATAAAATTCCTAAAATAAACATTTTAATATATCTCAACCTGTTTTCGTTCACCTTTAATGGCCAGCACTTCGACGCTTTACCGCATTGAACCGACACTTCTATACGTGTTATAATTAATGCGTCAATGGTAGGATCAATGCGGGCTGCTATGAAGGAGGAATATTCATGGTAGCAGGCCACCTACAAGAAAAAAAAGGGCTTTTTTATATGGTCTTGAATTGCAAGGATGAAGAAGGTAAGAGAAAACCAAAGTGGATTCCTACTGGTCTTACAGTAAAAGGAAACAAAAAAAGAGCTGAAGCATTATTATTAGAAACAAGAGTGAATTTTAGTCGTCTTTTAAATGCTGCTGAGGAAGAAACAATAGTTGAACAAATTATCGAAAAAAAACCAGTTGAGGAGCCTGTCGATCTAGGGCCACTGTTTTCTGAGTTCATGCTTCAATGGCTAGCTATGATGAAACATCAGGTTGAATTTATCACTTATGCTTCGTACCATAATGTCATTACTAATCATATTGTTCCTTACTTCGAAGAAAAGGGGTTATTTCTCAAAGAATTATTACCAAGTCACATACAAGATTACTATCAATATGAGCTTGAAGAAAATGGAGTAACAACCAATACGGTTCTCCATTATCACGCTAATATTCGCAAAGCGCTAAAGCATGCTCTTAAAAATGATTTAATTAACACTAATCCCGCAGATAAAATCGAACGACCTAAGAAGAATGATTTTGTCGGCAGCTTTTACAACAAGCAAGAGATCAATATCCTGTTTGAAAAAGTAAAGGGCGAACTGATAGAGCTAGCAGTCATTCTTGCCGCTTTTTATGGATTGCGGCGAAGTGAAGTAGTTGGGTTGAAATGGACAGCTATAAATTTTGAAAACAAAACGATTAGTGTTAGGCACACTGTAACTCCGGTTTATTTTGAAGGTCAGGAACACATCATTGAAAAGGACCGGG
This genomic window contains:
- a CDS encoding sigma-70 family RNA polymerase sigma factor, encoding MKIHSKNDQVAFVEKAFSSYVKSCLTYKSRNLFKVHDQESSQTQSLQETSEWILNKDNLDSNTFSFIDDKETLVELTRLLSAFEKKLLYLKFHEDKADWQIAGILGVSRQAVSKAKKKSLQKLKNNLDP
- a CDS encoding helix-turn-helix domain-containing protein, whose product is MREVVELINLSQKGDKQAEAELIKRYEGLIYKLSWHNGIYSEDCKQQLILEFILVVRRFDLTRYLKVLE
- a CDS encoding helix-turn-helix domain-containing protein, translating into MYQFPLAAINQQEAYDLVFESFPDVVNITEMCEMLGGISSKTAYKLLQENKISHFKIGRVYKIPKINILIYLNLFSFTFNGQHFDALPH
- a CDS encoding tyrosine-type recombinase/integrase encodes the protein MVAGHLQEKKGLFYMVLNCKDEEGKRKPKWIPTGLTVKGNKKRAEALLLETRVNFSRLLNAAEEETIVEQIIEKKPVEEPVDLGPLFSEFMLQWLAMMKHQVEFITYASYHNVITNHIVPYFEEKGLFLKELLPSHIQDYYQYELEENGVTTNTVLHYHANIRKALKHALKNDLINTNPADKIERPKKNDFVGSFYNKQEINILFEKVKGELIELAVILAAFYGLRRSEVVGLKWTAINFENKTISVRHTVTPVYFEGQEHIIEKDRAKNKPSRRTLPLVPAFEELLLRIRELQALNKAICGKSYCTDYEEYIYLDKLGQRIKPGFITQNFTKTLKKNGLRHIRYHDLRHSCASLLLANGVSMKEIQEWLGHSNYSTTANIYSHLEYSSKVSSASTMSGVLVF